A genomic window from Salvia miltiorrhiza cultivar Shanhuang (shh) chromosome 5, IMPLAD_Smil_shh, whole genome shotgun sequence includes:
- the LOC131026494 gene encoding uncharacterized protein LOC131026494: MIISYQNKFPNDKLKILSSLLSGTREPNPNMNPNPEPIYDDIGGESPVTAASSSGERETISGAGDDESNEASTSDERERKLATMEKPPSDDVCPICFGNFVVPCRSPCGHWYCGSCILQYWNFSAALQPCKCPMCSQRITKLIPEASLYHRRQSEISKVLQNVGDYNRLFVGGVSGFMLKFLAIPLYIKRMFREMLNPDRPGVYLHEMRIIAMLLGIIYSFVPFDFLRIGRANIIDLFDYSAFALSFTLYLVGLYLRWKRERNIRELVDMPEGHD; this comes from the exons ATGATCATatcatatcaaaataaattcccAAATGATAAATTGAAAATCTTGAGCTCTCTCCTTTCCGGTACCCGAGAACCGAATCCGAATATGAATCCGAACCCGGAACCTATCTACGATGATATCGGCGGAGAATCTCCGGTCACGGCGGCGTCTTCCTCCGGCGAGAGAGAAACAATTTCGGGAGCTGGCGATGATGAGAGTAATGAGGCGTCTACATCGGATGAGCGAGAGAGGAAGCTGGCAACAATGGAGAAGCCTCCCTCTGATGACGTCTGCCCCATTTGCTTCGGCAATTTCGTTGTTCCCTGCCGCTCTCCTTGTGGCCACTGGTACTGCG GAAGTTGCATTCTGCAGTACTGGAACTTTAGTGCTGCATTGCAGCCATGCAAGTGTCCTATGTGCTCACAGCGCATAACAAAATTGATACCAGAAGCATCATTGTATCACAGACGTCAATCGGAGATAAGTAAAGTCTTACAAAATGTTGGCGACTATAACCGCTTGTTTGTGGGAGGAGTTTCTGGATTTATGCTG AAATTTCTTGCTATTCCATTGTACATAAAGAGAATGTTCCGAGAGATGTTGAATCCTGACAGACCTGGTGTTTATCTTCATGAAATGCGGATTATTGCA ATGCTCCTTGGAATCATCTACTCATTTGTTCCCTTTGATTTTCTGCGAATAG GTCGTGCTAACATTATAGATTTGTTTGACTACTCCGCATTTGCTCTCTCATTCACCTTGTATCTGGTTGGTCTGTACCTCCGGTGGAAGCGCGAAAGGAACATTAGAGAGTTGGTTGACATGCCGGAAGGGCATGATTGA